The following are encoded in a window of Paenibacillus polymyxa genomic DNA:
- a CDS encoding gallidermin/nisin family lantibiotic, with translation MAENLFDLDVQVNKSQGSVEPQVLSIVACSSGCGSGKTAASCVETCGNRCFTNVGSLC, from the coding sequence ATGGCTGAAAACTTATTTGATCTGGACGTTCAAGTAAACAAATCTCAAGGTTCTGTAGAGCCTCAGGTTCTGAGCATTGTGGCATGTTCTAGTGGATGTGGTAGCGGCAAAACTGCTGCCAGTTGTGTTGAAACCTGTGGCAACAGATGTTTTACAAACGTTGGTTCACTCTGCTAA
- the abc-f gene encoding ribosomal protection-like ABC-F family protein: MYIVNGQQLKKYHAANLILDGASFDIHTGEKVGLIGRNGSGKTTLLRLIARLSRPDEGQLVIAKDTKIGYLPQIPAEFESFTVYETLAYAYRELKDCRNQMTTLEREMSDPVVAADASLLEKLLQSYAALQERFERNGGYEMDANIDQVADGLRIPKGMYTRSFGSLSGGEKTKIALASQLIGRPDLLLLDEPTNHLDLKGLEWLEQFLQGYTGACVVVSHDRYFLDRVAVKMIELEDGEAFTYYTNYSGYVKEKEERLLLQFEDYKEQQKRIKKMKEAIRRFEEWGRNGDNEKFFKKAASIRKALERMELVKRPVLDPQGAEFHLKLEDRSGRRVLQFEEIVKAYGERQILNGATGSLEFGEKVALLGDNGSGKTTLLKLLLGQESADAGTVQWGARVEYGYLAQQERERNSRATVLAYFKEEAGVEEGEARGLLAKYLFYGADVFKPVSMLSGGEWSRLRLALLVMKKPNLLVLDEPTNHLDIDSREALEEALDTYTGTVLAISHDRYFVNKLAGRVWELEDGRLTFYLGSFDEYRAKKRELENARLQSEGDTGTRPTSASRAASGGGSGSGTAVHSSAASNGMGAAAHTGATTEDDASRARSGRLGSPAAGSGARETKAAAKPSRPPAASSERLERAIAAKEAELAAADAELELLGTSGDTIHMAELWDARERLQAELDTLLGEWIELE; the protein is encoded by the coding sequence GATATCCATACGGGAGAAAAGGTGGGGCTCATCGGCCGCAACGGAAGCGGTAAAACCACCCTATTACGCCTAATCGCACGTTTGTCCCGCCCGGATGAAGGGCAGCTCGTCATCGCCAAGGATACGAAAATCGGCTATTTACCGCAAATTCCGGCGGAGTTTGAGAGCTTCACCGTGTACGAAACGCTGGCTTACGCCTATCGTGAGCTGAAGGATTGCCGCAATCAGATGACCACACTGGAACGGGAAATGTCAGATCCGGTTGTGGCAGCGGATGCGAGCCTTCTGGAGAAGCTACTGCAATCGTATGCTGCCTTGCAGGAACGGTTTGAACGCAATGGCGGCTATGAAATGGATGCAAACATTGACCAGGTAGCGGATGGGCTGCGTATTCCCAAAGGTATGTATACGCGCAGCTTCGGCTCGCTGTCGGGTGGAGAGAAAACAAAAATAGCGCTGGCATCACAGCTCATCGGACGACCGGATTTGCTGCTGCTGGATGAGCCGACCAACCATCTGGATTTGAAAGGGCTGGAGTGGCTGGAGCAATTTTTGCAGGGCTATACAGGTGCGTGTGTGGTTGTATCTCATGATCGTTATTTTCTGGATCGGGTCGCCGTTAAAATGATTGAGCTCGAGGATGGCGAGGCGTTTACGTATTATACGAACTACAGCGGCTATGTTAAGGAAAAGGAAGAACGATTGCTACTACAATTTGAAGATTATAAGGAACAGCAAAAGCGGATCAAAAAGATGAAAGAGGCCATTCGGCGTTTTGAAGAGTGGGGTCGCAATGGCGATAACGAAAAGTTTTTCAAAAAGGCAGCCTCCATTCGTAAGGCGTTGGAGCGCATGGAACTGGTGAAGCGGCCTGTATTGGACCCGCAGGGGGCGGAATTTCACTTAAAGCTGGAGGATCGTTCCGGTCGCCGGGTACTGCAGTTTGAAGAAATTGTTAAAGCCTATGGAGAGCGACAGATATTAAATGGGGCAACGGGTAGTCTGGAATTTGGCGAAAAGGTGGCCTTGCTGGGTGATAATGGGTCAGGCAAAACGACGTTGCTCAAGCTTCTGCTTGGTCAGGAAAGCGCAGATGCAGGCACGGTCCAGTGGGGTGCGCGCGTGGAGTACGGATATTTGGCGCAGCAAGAAAGAGAACGGAATAGCCGGGCAACTGTGCTTGCCTACTTCAAGGAGGAAGCAGGGGTGGAAGAAGGCGAGGCACGCGGGTTGCTAGCGAAGTATTTATTTTACGGTGCCGATGTGTTTAAGCCCGTGAGCATGCTGTCCGGTGGCGAATGGTCCCGCTTGCGGCTGGCGTTGCTAGTCATGAAAAAGCCAAATTTGTTGGTGCTGGATGAGCCGACGAACCATCTGGACATTGACTCACGCGAGGCACTGGAGGAAGCGTTAGACACCTACACGGGAACGGTGCTGGCGATTTCACATGACCGCTACTTTGTGAATAAGCTGGCAGGGCGCGTGTGGGAGCTGGAGGATGGAAGGCTGACCTTTTATCTAGGCAGCTTTGATGAGTACCGAGCGAAGAAGCGGGAGCTGGAGAACGCTCGTCTACAGAGCGAGGGGGATACCGGGACACGCCCGACATCTGCAAGCAGAGCCGCATCGGGTGGCGGCTCTGGCTCGGGCACAGCTGTACATTCCAGTGCAGCGAGCAATGGCATGGGGGCGGCTGCGCATACGGGAGCGACTACGGAAGACGATGCGAGCCGTGCACGCTCAGGTCGCTTGGGCTCGCCCGCTGCCGGGTCTGGGGCACGCGAAACGAAGGCCGCCGCGAAGCCATCACGCCCGCCCGCTGCATCCAGCGAGCGGTTGGAGCGGGCCATCGCCGCCAAAGAAGCAGAATTGGCGGCGGCGGATGCCGAGCTGGAGCTGCTCGGCACAAGCGGCGACACGATACACATGGCGGAGCTGTGGGACGCGCGTGAGCGACTGCAAGCGGAGCTGGACACGTTGCTCGGCGAGTGGATTGAACTGGAGTAG